The Equus asinus isolate D_3611 breed Donkey chromosome 15, EquAss-T2T_v2, whole genome shotgun sequence genome includes a window with the following:
- the KIF3B gene encoding kinesin-like protein KIF3B produces MSKLKSSESVRVVVRCRPMNGKEKAASYDKVVDVDVKLGQVSVKNPKGVAHEMPKTFTFDAVYDWNAKQFELYDETFRPLVDSVLQGFNGTIFAYGQTGTGKTYTMEGVRGDPEKRGVIPNSFDHIFTHISRSQNQQYLVRASYLEIYQEEIRDLLSKDQTKRLELKERPDTGVYVKDLSSFVTKSVKEIEHVMNVGNQNRSVGATNMNEHSSRSHAIFVITIECSEVGLDGENHIRVGKLNLVDLAGSERQAKTGAQGERLKEATKINLSLSALGNVISALVDGKSTHIPYRDSKLTRLLQDSLGGNAKTVMVANVGPASYNVEETLTTLRYANRAKNIKNKPRVNEDPKDALLREFQEEIARLKAQLEKRSIGRRKRREKRREGGGSGGGGEEEEDEGEEGEEEGDDKDDYWREQQEKLEIEKRAIVEDHSLVAEEKMRLLKEKEKKMEDLRREKDAAEMLGAKIKAMESKLLVGGKNIVDHTNEQQKILEQKRQEIAEQKRREREIQQQMESRDEETLELKETYSSLQQEVDIKTKKLKKLFSKLQAVKAEIHDLQEEHIKERQELEQTQNELTRELKLKHLIIENFIPLEEKSKIMNRSFFDEEEDHWKLHPITRLENQQMMKRPVSAVGYKRPLSQHARMSMMIRPEARYRAENIVLLELDMPSRTTRDYEGPAIAPKVQAALDAALQDEDEIQVDASSFESTAIKKSKARPKSGRKSGSSSSSSGTPASQLYPQSRGLVPK; encoded by the exons ATGTCAAAGTTAAAAAGCTCAGAGTCAGTCAGGGTGGTGGTTCGCTGTCGGCCCATGAATGGCAAGGAAAAGGCTGCTTCGTATGACAAGGTGGTGGATGTGGATGTGAAGCTGGGGCAGGTGTCTGTCAAGAACCCCAAAGGAGTGGCCCACGAAATGCCCAAGACCTTCACCTTTGATGCTGTCTACGACTGGAATGCCAAGCAGTTTGAACTCTACGATGAGACCTTCCGACCACTTGTGGACTCCGTCCTGCAGGGCTTCAATGGGACGATTTTTGCCTATGGACAAACTGGGACTGGGAAAACCTACACGATGGAAGGAGTCCGTGGTGACCCTGAAAAAAGAGGGGTCATCCCTAACTCATTTGATCACATCTTCACCCATATCTCTCGATCCCAGAATCAGCAGTACCTGGTCAGGGCTTCTTACTTAGAGATCTACCAGGAGGAGATCCGAGATCTGCTCTCAAAGGATCAGACCAAAAGGCTGGAGCTCAAAGAGAGGCCCGACACCGGAGTGTATGTGAAAGACCTGTCTTCCTTTGTCACCAAGAGTGTGAAGGAAATAGAGCACGTGATGAATGTGGGGAACCAGAACCGTTCTGTCGGTGCTACCAACATGAACGAGCACAGTTCGCGTTCTCATGCAATTTTTGTTATCACCATCGAGTGCAGTGAGGTGGGCCTCGATGGAGAAAACCATATCCGTGTAGGGAAATTGAACCTTGTAGATCTTGCTGGCAGTGAACGGCAAGCCAAGACTGGTGCGCAGGGGGAAAGATTGAAGGAAGCAACCAAGATCAACCTGTCCCTTTCGGCCTTGGGTAATGTCATCTCTGCCCTGGTGGACGGCAAAAGCACTCACATTCCATATCGGGACTCAAAGCTTACCAGGCTTCTCCAAGATTCTCTCGGTGGCAATGCTAAAACTGTGATGGTAGCCAATGTGGGGCCTGCCTCTTACAATGTAGAAGAGACTCTGACCACTCTGAGATATGCCAACCGTGCCAAAAACATTAAGAACAAGCCAAGGGTCAATGAGGACCCTAAAGATGCCCTCCTTCGAGAATTCCAGGAAGAGATTGCTCGGCTCAAGGCCCAGCTGGAAAAACGGTCCATTGGCAGGAGGAAGAGGCGAGAGAAGCGGAGGgaaggtggtggcagtggtgggggtggggaagaggaggaggatgagggggaAGAGGGTGAGGAGGAAGGGGATGATAAGGATGATTACTGGAGGGAACAgcaagaaaaactggaaattgaGAAGCGGGCCATTGTGGAGGACCACAGCTTGGTTGCAGAGGAGAAGATGAGGCtgctgaaggagaaggagaaaaagatggaGGACCTGCGGCGGGAAAAGGATGCTGCTGAGATGCTGGGAGCCAAAATTAAG GCCATGGAGAGTAAGCTGCTTGTTGGAGGAAAAAATATAGTAGATCATACAAATGAACAGCAGAAAATCCTGGAGCAGAAACGGCAGGAGATTGCAGAGCAG AAACGTCGAGAAAGAGAAATCCAGCAACAGATGGAAAGTCGAGATGAGGAGACCTTGGAACTTAAAGAGACATACAGCTCTTTGCAGCAAGAGGTGGACATCAAGaccaaaaaactgaaaaag CTCTTCTCCAAGCTTCAGGCGGTGAAGGCGGAGATCCATGACCTCCAGGAAGAGCACATCAAGGAGCGCCAGGAGCTGGAGCAGACTCAGAATGAGCTCACCAGGGAGCTGAAACTCAA GCATCTTATTATAGAAAACTTTATCCCTctggaagaaaaaagtaaaattatgaatAGATCCTTCTTTGATGAAGAGGAAGATCATTGGAAATTACATCCTATAACCCGACTGGA GAATCAGCAGATGATGAAGCGGCCAGTCTCAGCTGTGGGATATAAGAGACCGTTGAGCCAACACGCAAGAATGTCCATGATGATCCGTCCAGAGGCCCGATATAGG GCAGAAAACATCGTGCTTTTAGAGCTGGACATGCCCAGCCGGACCACCAGAGACTACGAGGGCCCTGCCATTGCCCCCAAAGTCCAGGCCGCATTGGATGCGGCTCTACAGGACGAAGATGAGATACAGGTGGACGCGTCATCCTTTGAAAGCACTGCAATTAAGAAATCCAAGGCCAG ACCTAAAAGTGGAAGGAAGTCAGGATCCTCCTCGTCTTCCTCAGGAACTCCTGCATCTCAGCTTTATCCACAGTCTCGGGGGCTGGTTCCAAAGTAA